AGTGATTCCTTAAGTTGTCCTAAAAGACAAcgcaagaaaacgaaaaaactagATGTCATCATCTCTAGTACTTGTCCATATCTATCGAACTGGGTTTCGTGTGCTTGCCAATGTGTGCTGGGAAATGTTTGACGGTTGCTTGTGAAAGTAATAAACGGATCATTTTCCCTTACGTCTGgttattctttgttttcatttttgatgaATGGTGCAAGAGCTGAATACTATGAACTGTGAtctaaaaactaaaaaaacttaatttcaTTCTGTCATCTTCCCCGAGAGAACAGTCTTCACTATTACCTTATAACCAAACTAGCAGACGATTTGTTCTGTGTAAATATTTCAACTCCGCAGATGATTAAAGTTCTGCGCTAGTCCCTATTGCACGTGTACTTTGCCAACACGTGGTTTATGctctttggttttctttacGATCCCGAACAAACAAAGATTATTTCCAATAAAATTATTCTTTTGACCGTATCGACCTGGTGCTGTTTGTGGCAGGTTACTAGCAGCAACATCCAACAGGTGTTACATTGCATTAAATATGGAAGTGCAGGATGTTGTATTTAAAATAGAAGAAGTAGAGCCTGGTGAAAATATAGTAACTGAACCAGACTCTGATGTCATTTCTGAGAACCAGACAGTACTTAGTGCAACCATGGAAAAGCCAGAGATGGATGAAAAGTCAACGGGAGAACCAGAATCTGGTAATCAGAAAGAGCAAGAAAACAGTGAAAATGGTAGTGGTGATAAAAATCTGGATCCATATGCTTACCTTAAACGACCTGAGTTTTCTTCTGAAAActttaaaattgaaatcatgaATCTACCAAAATATTATGGTGCTGGGGTAAGTTGAAAATTTGATCAGTCTTGTTTCACTTTAATAATCTTTTAATTTTGGATAAACTATCTATCTTATTAGCACTTGAAAAAGTTTCTtcaaaaacaagaaatcaatGCCAACAAAATGAAACTCATGAAAGGATACGTATTTGCTTCCTTTAGAAGTGAAAGTGAACGTGATATTGCAatggaaaaattaaaaggtGTCACATACAAAGGCAATACTCTTGATGTCAAGGTATGTGCATGAAATATTAATTTAATGCATATCCAATATTCTAGTAACTGTATCTTGCCATTATAAATAGTTGGCAAAACCCATGCAAGACCCTCTtataaaaaagaggaaagcTGAAGCTGAAGCTGATCCtgaaagacagaaaaaagCCAAGAATGAACTGAAGGGTGAACCAATTCCAATCGCTGAACAAATAACTAGGAAAACTGTGCCCTTTGCTGGCAAAACCTACTCAGAACAGCTTACCCTGAAACATCAAGATATGATGACTGTTTTGAAAAAACTAACGAAAGAAGTTCGAAATGCACATCAGCAAGCTGGTCATTtcatccaaaagaaaaaggtagcCCACGGTGCCATATGTGAGTTAGCTGAAATCATCCCATCGCCGGTTAGCGAAAAATACAGAAACAAGTGTGAATTTACTGTTGGTAATCGAACACATAACATTTTTAGACTACCTATAACTGAATAACTCGATTGTTTCTTTAGGCGTTAACCCTGAAACCGATGAATTAACATTGGGATTTCGCGTGAGCACATACAAAGAAGGCTCTTATGCTGTTGGCCCTGTTTCCCATTTGGCATTCATCTCCGACGCAATGAGAGAAATCGTTGGTGTTTTTGAAGCTCATTTTAGAGCATCCGGTCGTAAACCATATAATCCTGAAGACCATTCAGGTTTTTGGCGACAAGTACTTGTGCGCACCAATTTGGCAGGAGAAGTCTTAGCCGTCGTTCAAGTGCATCCGCAAAAT
This genomic stretch from Daphnia magna isolate NIES linkage group LG10, ASM2063170v1.1, whole genome shotgun sequence harbors:
- the LOC116932699 gene encoding tRNA (uracil-5-)-methyltransferase homolog A, whose translation is MEVQDVVFKIEEVEPGENIVTEPDSDVISENQTVLSATMEKPEMDEKSTGEPESGNQKEQENSENGSGDKNLDPYAYLKRPEFSSENFKIEIMNLPKYYGAGHLKKFLQKQEINANKMKLMKGYVFASFRSESERDIAMEKLKGVTYKGNTLDVKLAKPMQDPLIKKRKAEAEADPERQKKAKNELKGEPIPIAEQITRKTVPFAGKTYSEQLTLKHQDMMTVLKKLTKEVRNAHQQAGHFIQKKKVAHGAICELAEIIPSPVSEKYRNKCEFTVGVNPETDELTLGFRVSTYKEGSYAVGPVSHLAFISDAMREIVGVFEAHFRASGRKPYNPEDHSGFWRQVLVRTNLAGEVLAVVQVHPQNLSVEELESVKNDLKKVAEANKVISLYFEAVGPKKPGEDPPLEHVMGSTHLVEKLCGLEFSISPLAFFQVNTLAAEVLFNKIAEIAEIDSNTNILDVCCGTGTIGLSLAKKCRRVYGVELVESAVEDAKKNAEKNGITNCVFIAGKAEDEVNNLLDTMKKIDAEEGIEGSKIVAILDPPRAGLHRKCCQLLRSAERIERLIYISCNAQAAMKSFIDLCRAQSNAYAGIPFIPVKAMAVDLFPDTPHCEFILVLERYRPT